The following proteins are encoded in a genomic region of Puniceicoccus vermicola:
- a CDS encoding lysylphosphatidylglycerol synthase domain-containing protein translates to MKFWLRVLGSLLALGATIYFGWKFYESTREFPPGTLGGREIVQLGWILLFVPFQVAIGALAWRRILWLLGSIVSRTSAIRIVFISQIARYIPGNVGHLIGKVVMVRGMGISLPVATTSIIIESIILLLCGGIVAGIILPSSLIDYVQAEKGRLYWLILAVLLGVVLAGGVLVLFRRALRSWLLELRSRFTRESWFGLRSFVFLGSCYFLNFVFLGVTAWWIGWVLFPEGGLSILFCTGVMSLAWTVGFFTPGAPAGIGVREVVALAFLGPFIGEPEAILLLSSHRIILSLGDVVTFVLGWCVPKQSFSKGADCPQVPKT, encoded by the coding sequence ATGAAATTCTGGTTGAGAGTCCTCGGAAGCCTCTTGGCCTTGGGAGCTACAATCTATTTTGGATGGAAGTTTTATGAGTCCACGAGAGAGTTTCCTCCTGGCACCTTGGGTGGCAGGGAAATCGTCCAGTTGGGATGGATTCTTCTTTTTGTCCCCTTTCAGGTTGCGATTGGGGCTCTTGCCTGGCGACGGATTCTGTGGCTTTTAGGCTCGATCGTAAGTCGGACTAGTGCGATTCGAATCGTCTTTATCTCTCAGATCGCGCGGTATATCCCCGGTAATGTCGGACATTTGATCGGGAAAGTCGTGATGGTGAGGGGTATGGGGATTTCTCTGCCTGTTGCGACCACTTCCATTATCATCGAGTCGATTATTCTTCTTCTCTGTGGGGGGATCGTCGCAGGAATCATTCTCCCATCCTCGTTGATCGATTATGTTCAGGCTGAGAAAGGTCGATTGTATTGGCTTATCCTGGCTGTCCTTCTGGGGGTGGTGCTTGCAGGAGGAGTTCTTGTTCTTTTCCGAAGGGCCTTGAGATCGTGGTTGTTGGAGCTGAGGAGCAGGTTTACCCGAGAAAGCTGGTTCGGACTTCGGTCATTTGTATTTCTTGGAAGTTGTTATTTTCTCAACTTCGTATTTTTAGGCGTTACAGCGTGGTGGATCGGGTGGGTCCTGTTCCCCGAAGGAGGCTTATCGATACTCTTCTGTACAGGCGTGATGTCTCTTGCATGGACAGTTGGATTCTTTACGCCGGGAGCTCCTGCTGGCATCGGAGTGCGGGAGGTTGTCGCACTCGCTTTCCTTGGACCATTTATTGGCGAACCTGAGGCAATTCTCTTACTTTCCTCTCACAGGATCATTCTTAGTCTCGGAGATGTTGTCACTTTCGTCCTCGGGTGGTGTGTGCCTAAGCAATCGTTTTCGAAAGGTGCCGACTGCCCGCAAGTTCCAAAAACCTAG
- a CDS encoding class I SAM-dependent methyltransferase, producing the protein MYYDRDFGVVVLEKSWVPAPRYLMRRARLLSWMKAEKPGRILEIGPGSGALLKDFARAGWECVGLDTSSDALALADYIRDRDQRIELCSDQRRLAGQTFDYVIACEVLEHIEDDSSAFEEWASFLKPRGGLILSVPAHQKRWDATDEWAGHFRRYENEDLVRIAGENGMLVEKLECYGFPLALITTALRARRISNDSRQGPLHESMDSKTAHSGISRSFESRYFGLQQSLPGRISIKVFIFLQRLFLKTQLGNGYIMLARKP; encoded by the coding sequence ATGTACTATGATCGAGATTTTGGCGTCGTGGTTCTCGAGAAATCTTGGGTTCCGGCACCTAGGTATCTCATGCGAAGAGCGCGGTTGCTCTCCTGGATGAAGGCTGAGAAACCAGGGCGGATTTTGGAAATAGGCCCTGGGAGCGGTGCCTTATTGAAGGATTTCGCGCGCGCTGGCTGGGAATGTGTCGGGTTGGACACTTCAAGTGATGCCCTCGCCTTGGCCGATTATATTAGAGATCGAGATCAGAGGATTGAATTGTGCTCGGATCAACGACGACTGGCAGGACAAACATTCGATTATGTAATTGCCTGCGAGGTTCTTGAGCACATTGAAGACGACTCTTCGGCTTTTGAAGAGTGGGCTTCCTTCCTTAAGCCGAGAGGAGGATTGATTCTATCGGTTCCAGCCCACCAGAAACGTTGGGATGCTACGGATGAATGGGCCGGGCATTTCCGGCGGTACGAAAATGAGGACTTGGTTCGTATCGCCGGCGAAAATGGAATGCTCGTCGAGAAGCTCGAATGCTATGGGTTTCCTCTTGCTCTCATCACGACAGCCTTGCGTGCCCGGAGGATTTCAAATGATTCGAGGCAGGGGCCCTTGCATGAGAGTATGGACTCGAAGACCGCTCACAGCGGAATTTCTCGAAGTTTTGAATCTCGATATTTTGGGTTGCAGCAATCGCTTCCCGGGAGAATTTCAATCAAGGTGTTTATATTTCTTCAGCGGTTGTTCTTAAAAACCCAATTGGGAAATGGATATATTATGCTGGCTAGAAAACCATGA
- a CDS encoding glycosyltransferase — MRITYIGSFESDYPRNRTIANGLRLSGIEVTELRIDLWKGVPHKFKIGFGLLLWLSVKYFFGCLWLFFRGLFHQTDCYLVGYPGHWDMFTCRLLAFCKRKPIVFDAFVSLWDSLVMDRETLKEDGLKAKAFFWLDRSSCSLADHILVDTPEHADFFAETFGIARKKITPIPVGCDQAVYHVYSEIEKREKFTVVFHGKSIPLQGLEYIVSAAEILLEEGVQFVITADGQTAERSKREAIRRKITNIEWHGWTPSVELARRDSACHVGLGIFGTTPKARRVIPNKVFEMIRLGLPLITGDTPAVRSILSDGRDCIMVPVGDPEAIARAILKLRDSEDLRTRIAVEAQEVYEETWTLDKIGEQVCQVFREVVPETRG, encoded by the coding sequence ATGCGAATCACGTACATCGGAAGCTTTGAATCAGATTACCCCAGGAACCGAACGATCGCCAATGGGTTGAGATTGAGTGGGATCGAGGTAACTGAGCTTCGAATTGATCTTTGGAAAGGGGTTCCCCACAAATTTAAGATCGGCTTTGGTCTCCTCTTATGGCTCTCGGTCAAGTATTTCTTTGGGTGCCTTTGGTTGTTTTTTAGAGGACTTTTTCATCAAACGGATTGCTATTTGGTCGGGTATCCGGGGCATTGGGACATGTTCACCTGTAGACTGTTGGCGTTTTGCAAAAGAAAGCCGATTGTCTTCGATGCTTTCGTTTCGCTATGGGATAGCTTGGTGATGGATCGGGAGACCTTGAAAGAGGACGGGTTGAAGGCAAAAGCGTTCTTTTGGTTGGATCGCTCTTCATGCTCCTTGGCTGATCATATTCTTGTAGATACCCCCGAGCACGCCGATTTTTTCGCAGAAACCTTTGGAATTGCGCGGAAAAAGATCACCCCGATTCCAGTGGGATGTGATCAGGCTGTTTATCATGTCTATTCGGAGATTGAGAAACGGGAGAAATTCACGGTGGTTTTTCATGGGAAATCGATCCCTTTGCAGGGGCTGGAGTATATCGTAAGTGCCGCTGAGATCCTTCTGGAAGAGGGGGTGCAATTTGTGATCACAGCGGATGGGCAAACGGCCGAGCGTTCAAAGCGCGAAGCGATTCGGCGGAAGATCACTAACATTGAATGGCATGGCTGGACTCCCTCAGTCGAACTTGCGAGAAGGGATTCGGCATGTCATGTGGGGCTTGGGATTTTCGGAACGACACCTAAGGCCCGACGGGTTATTCCAAATAAAGTCTTTGAAATGATTCGTTTGGGATTACCTCTGATTACTGGAGATACGCCTGCGGTTCGCTCGATCCTCTCCGATGGTCGGGATTGCATAATGGTCCCAGTAGGGGATCCGGAGGCAATTGCGCGGGCAATTCTAAAGCTGAGGGATTCCGAGGACCTCAGGACTCGGATTGCGGTGGAGGCCCAGGAGGTTTATGAGGAAACTTGGACGTTGGATAAGATTGGTGAACAAGTCTGCCAGGTTTTCCGCGAGGTCGTGCCTGAAACGAGGGGATGA
- a CDS encoding RsmD family RNA methyltransferase, translating into MRITGGKAAGVRLQVPKKGPEVRPATDRMRESVFSSLGPDIGNTRILDLFAGTGAYGLEALSRGAREVIWVESARKTASLLELNRQEVEKSMGQRSSSRVLIRDIRKHGLRAGERFDYIFADPPYELADRLLSEIFLIAGQHLAESADSKFLLEVPGRLTVEESGWEETRRFGGDKSGPSLRVFVRTSE; encoded by the coding sequence ATGCGGATCACAGGAGGAAAAGCTGCAGGCGTTCGTCTGCAAGTGCCCAAGAAAGGACCCGAGGTGCGTCCGGCGACCGACCGGATGAGGGAGTCTGTTTTCTCCAGTCTGGGGCCGGATATCGGAAATACTCGCATTCTTGATCTTTTCGCCGGCACAGGCGCCTATGGCCTTGAGGCTTTGAGCCGGGGGGCACGCGAGGTGATCTGGGTAGAGTCCGCTCGAAAAACCGCCTCTTTGCTGGAACTGAACCGTCAGGAGGTCGAGAAGTCCATGGGGCAGCGTTCCAGCAGTCGAGTTCTCATCCGCGATATTCGCAAGCATGGGCTACGGGCGGGAGAGCGGTTTGATTACATTTTTGCGGATCCCCCGTATGAGTTGGCCGACCGCTTGCTTTCCGAAATCTTTCTGATTGCGGGTCAACATCTTGCCGAGTCCGCCGATTCCAAGTTTCTGCTCGAAGTTCCGGGGCGACTTACCGTAGAAGAAAGTGGCTGGGAGGAGACCCGCCGATTTGGTGGCGATAAGTCTGGCCCGTCTCTACGCGTTTTTGTCCGAACATCCGAGTGA
- a CDS encoding chloride channel protein, whose translation MNTPPKPTNPITRSNALFLTLAGAVGAGIGALLFALIERAADTPLRVIHETYPWLPPLIIPAMLFLILWLRDRYFIGTDGTGIPQTIAALRIGPGEDRDRLLSIRVAGGKILLTALGLISFLSIGREGPSVQLGACCMHSLSRLRGVPQHLVDRGLILAGGAAGIAAAFNAPIAGIVFAMEEIGRSFDKRNMGVIVRTVIIACVLCAIGMGNGYFYGDLDQGRSPMLIEGWKPWIAVLIIGVVGGFLGGAFSKLLLLTMPVVSALIRKHKLLTALGIGAAIAAIGIASDGQSYGSGYAQAKALVSEGSPVFFESLPSEIQEELLHLREGITPLYPAYRASASFLVLLTAIPGGLFDPSFSVGAGLGATTYPFLSWTGIELQAVLLLFIASYFSGVVQSPMTSFIILLEMTGVLLFSLPLATAAIIGYSVSKWICRDALYESLAENFIDRRNL comes from the coding sequence GTGAATACACCGCCCAAACCAACCAATCCGATCACACGGAGTAATGCACTTTTCCTGACTCTTGCCGGAGCGGTGGGTGCCGGCATCGGTGCCCTCCTCTTCGCCCTCATTGAACGAGCTGCCGACACTCCTCTCCGGGTGATCCACGAAACCTATCCTTGGCTCCCCCCGCTGATCATTCCAGCCATGCTCTTTCTGATCCTATGGCTGCGAGACCGATATTTTATCGGAACGGATGGGACGGGGATTCCTCAAACTATCGCTGCCCTCCGCATCGGACCGGGGGAGGATCGCGACCGACTCCTATCAATCCGAGTCGCTGGCGGAAAGATTCTCCTGACCGCATTGGGCCTGATATCTTTCCTCTCCATCGGGCGCGAGGGTCCATCCGTTCAACTTGGGGCCTGCTGCATGCACTCTCTTTCGCGGCTGCGTGGGGTTCCTCAACATTTGGTTGACCGGGGCCTCATCCTCGCTGGAGGAGCCGCGGGCATTGCTGCCGCTTTTAACGCGCCAATCGCGGGGATCGTCTTCGCAATGGAGGAGATCGGCCGTTCATTCGACAAACGGAACATGGGCGTAATCGTCCGCACAGTGATCATCGCCTGCGTACTCTGCGCCATCGGAATGGGCAATGGATATTTCTACGGCGATCTCGATCAGGGACGGTCTCCGATGCTGATTGAGGGGTGGAAGCCGTGGATTGCCGTATTGATTATCGGGGTAGTCGGAGGATTCCTCGGAGGAGCCTTCTCAAAGTTGCTCCTGCTGACAATGCCGGTCGTGTCGGCTCTGATTCGCAAACACAAACTCCTCACCGCCCTAGGAATCGGAGCGGCGATCGCAGCCATCGGGATCGCCTCCGACGGACAATCCTACGGCAGTGGCTATGCTCAAGCAAAAGCTCTCGTCTCCGAAGGTAGCCCGGTCTTTTTTGAGTCGCTCCCGAGCGAGATCCAAGAAGAGCTCCTCCATCTGCGCGAAGGGATTACCCCCCTCTATCCGGCCTATCGAGCCTCTGCCTCCTTCCTGGTTCTCCTGACTGCGATTCCCGGCGGGCTTTTCGACCCTTCTTTCTCGGTGGGAGCTGGCCTCGGGGCGACGACCTACCCGTTCTTATCATGGACTGGCATCGAGCTGCAGGCGGTTCTTCTCCTCTTCATTGCCTCCTACTTTTCCGGAGTGGTCCAGAGCCCGATGACCTCCTTTATCATTTTGTTGGAAATGACCGGGGTGCTTCTATTCTCTCTCCCTCTCGCGACCGCTGCGATTATCGGATACTCCGTTTCCAAATGGATCTGCCGCGATGCACTCTACGAATCGCTCGCAGAGAACTTTATCGATCGGAGAAACTTATAG
- a CDS encoding cytochrome ubiquinol oxidase subunit I: protein MDIEILSRIQFAFTIGFHYLFPPLTIGVGLNLVIMSAFWLKTRNPIYHNMGRFWTKVFGLIFAIGVATGIVMEFQFGTNWATYSRFVGDVFGSPLAIEGIYAFFLESGFLAILLFGWDKVGPKLHFFATCMVALGAHFSAIWILVANSWMQTPAGFHLAKKVKIAADGTQYPLSADLPAGTFSIKEIPLPKDYILQQSDLDSIRAVITDFWDMVFSPSSMDRLIHTILACWLAGTFLVISISAYYLLKKRHIAFAKASMRIGLVVAAITTVLQFWSADSTARGVAENQPVKLAAIEGLADSTTEAPIAVIGTVSWERDAEGNVTGINENSVKIPALLSILVSGDFLHPSKAAGVEIKGLNDLPSDEFIKSRHPDATPEEIEKIRPEYWPNVPVVFQTYHIMIFCGVALFVIAWLGLFLWKTGRLWATDKKFTRLFLIVCVFSVFLPQLASQAGWFTAEMGRQPWIVYEILQTSEALSKAVKAEQVLFSLIMFTLIYILLFMVFAYTLNSKIKHGPSDDHSGNQLPEKWRSVAVLEKMRHDKSE, encoded by the coding sequence GTGGATATAGAAATTCTTTCCCGCATCCAATTCGCCTTTACGATTGGATTTCACTACCTCTTCCCTCCGCTCACGATCGGAGTCGGACTCAACCTCGTGATCATGTCGGCATTCTGGCTCAAGACCCGGAACCCGATCTATCACAACATGGGACGGTTTTGGACCAAGGTCTTCGGGCTCATCTTCGCAATTGGAGTTGCGACTGGGATCGTAATGGAGTTCCAGTTCGGCACGAACTGGGCCACTTACTCTCGATTCGTGGGAGACGTGTTTGGCTCTCCCCTCGCGATTGAGGGGATCTATGCCTTCTTCCTCGAATCCGGGTTCCTTGCGATCCTGCTATTCGGATGGGACAAAGTTGGCCCCAAACTCCATTTCTTTGCAACCTGCATGGTCGCTCTCGGAGCCCACTTCAGTGCGATATGGATTCTTGTGGCCAATTCCTGGATGCAGACGCCAGCAGGTTTCCACCTCGCCAAGAAGGTAAAGATCGCTGCGGACGGCACCCAATACCCACTCTCCGCAGACCTTCCTGCAGGAACATTCTCGATCAAAGAGATTCCTCTTCCCAAAGACTACATTCTCCAACAATCGGACTTGGACAGCATCCGGGCCGTGATCACCGATTTCTGGGATATGGTCTTCAGTCCATCTTCGATGGATCGACTCATTCACACCATCCTCGCTTGCTGGTTGGCGGGCACCTTTTTGGTCATCAGCATTAGCGCCTACTATCTACTAAAAAAGCGCCACATCGCATTCGCCAAGGCCAGCATGCGGATTGGTCTCGTCGTGGCGGCAATCACCACCGTTCTGCAGTTCTGGAGCGCAGATTCCACGGCTCGTGGAGTCGCGGAGAACCAACCCGTGAAATTGGCTGCAATCGAAGGCTTGGCAGACTCGACCACTGAAGCACCTATCGCAGTCATCGGAACCGTATCTTGGGAACGAGATGCAGAAGGCAATGTCACCGGAATCAACGAAAATTCAGTCAAGATTCCAGCCCTCCTCAGCATCCTGGTTTCCGGCGACTTCCTCCACCCTTCCAAAGCTGCCGGGGTGGAGATCAAAGGCCTCAACGATTTGCCGAGTGACGAGTTCATCAAATCTCGCCATCCCGATGCCACTCCTGAAGAGATAGAAAAGATCCGACCGGAATACTGGCCCAACGTGCCGGTCGTTTTCCAAACCTACCACATTATGATCTTCTGTGGCGTGGCTCTATTTGTCATCGCCTGGCTTGGTCTTTTCCTCTGGAAAACCGGACGTCTCTGGGCAACCGACAAGAAGTTCACCCGGCTCTTCCTCATCGTTTGCGTTTTCTCGGTATTCCTCCCGCAACTAGCCAGTCAGGCGGGTTGGTTCACCGCGGAAATGGGAAGACAACCATGGATCGTATACGAAATCCTTCAGACCAGTGAGGCACTCTCGAAAGCCGTAAAGGCCGAGCAGGTGCTTTTCTCCCTGATTATGTTCACTTTGATCTATATTCTCCTCTTCATGGTCTTTGCCTACACCTTGAACAGTAAGATCAAGCACGGTCCCAGCGACGACCACTCGGGAAATCAACTTCCGGAAAAATGGCGATCGGTCGCCGTTCTGGAAAAAATGAGACACGACAAATCAGAGTAA
- the cydB gene encoding cytochrome d ubiquinol oxidase subunit II → MEFDLPTFWFILVGVLFTGYAMLDGFDLGVGALHLFTKKDEERRILINSIGPVWDGNEVWLVTGGGALFAAFPEVYATVFSGFYDAFMLLLFALIFRAVAIEFRSKHPGRIWRRGWDIGFASGSLLSSLLIGAAMGNVVWGIPLDENHEFTGNILTLLHPYALLLGITTVALFTMHGNIYLILKTEGELQEKLRRWVKITIPIFMILFLVVGLITPFTCPHVQRAFDQRPMILLLLFTLALLLAFNIPREIYKGRELVAFLSSCGTMLALMTLFGCSVYPFMVSSTPNLENSLTIYNGSSTEQTLRFMAIVALIGVPIVLTYTASVYYIFRGKVEITEESY, encoded by the coding sequence ATGGAATTCGACCTACCCACCTTCTGGTTCATCCTCGTTGGAGTCCTGTTCACTGGCTACGCAATGCTCGACGGTTTCGACCTCGGCGTCGGGGCTCTTCACCTTTTTACCAAAAAGGATGAAGAGCGGAGAATCCTCATAAACTCGATCGGACCCGTCTGGGATGGGAACGAGGTATGGCTCGTCACTGGCGGAGGTGCATTATTTGCGGCTTTCCCCGAGGTCTACGCCACCGTCTTCTCCGGCTTCTACGACGCCTTCATGCTGCTTCTTTTCGCGCTGATCTTTCGAGCTGTCGCAATCGAGTTTCGCAGTAAACACCCGGGCCGCATTTGGCGTCGCGGCTGGGATATCGGCTTCGCGAGCGGGAGCCTGCTCTCCTCTCTATTGATCGGCGCGGCCATGGGGAATGTGGTCTGGGGAATTCCTCTCGACGAGAATCACGAGTTCACCGGAAATATCCTCACCCTTCTCCATCCTTATGCCCTCCTGCTCGGGATCACGACCGTGGCCCTGTTCACGATGCATGGAAACATCTACCTCATCCTGAAAACCGAAGGAGAACTTCAGGAAAAGCTTCGCAGATGGGTAAAGATCACGATTCCCATTTTCATGATTCTCTTCCTAGTCGTTGGACTCATCACTCCATTTACCTGTCCTCACGTCCAAAGAGCATTCGATCAACGGCCCATGATCCTTCTCCTGCTCTTCACATTGGCACTTCTTTTGGCCTTCAACATTCCCCGGGAGATTTACAAGGGTCGCGAACTTGTCGCTTTCTTGAGCTCCTGTGGGACGATGCTCGCCCTGATGACCCTATTCGGATGCAGCGTCTATCCTTTCATGGTGTCTTCGACTCCTAATCTCGAAAACTCCCTGACGATCTACAATGGCTCCTCGACCGAACAAACCCTCAGGTTCATGGCAATTGTCGCTCTCATCGGAGTTCCCATTGTCCTGACCTATACGGCCTCGGTCTATTACATCTTTCGCGGCAAAGTTGAGATTACCGAAGAGAGCTATTGA
- a CDS encoding aldose epimerase family protein, whose translation MHEIQTEPFGQLPDGREVTRFTLTNANGMIVRVINYGGIIQQILVPDRDGNLADVVLGEPDLAGYLDHHPHYGAITGRFANRIRNGQFVLNGHQYQLPKNKDGLHCLHGGAKGFDKRLWSADTMTDGGDSVVHLSYTSPHEEEGFPGELETVVSYRLTENNELRIDYAAHSNRTTIINLTNHSYFNLGGQENLSARDHEVCIKAPYFAPTDEADIPTGEILSVEGTDFDFQESALLDTKMKGNHPQLVKTGGFDHSFVFGKRHSDRPWDCRVVHQPTGRTMEVLTSEPCVQLYTGNSLGETEVAGKNGKTPVKHQALCLETQHLPDSPNIPYFPSTRLEPEETFRSFTTYRFGVL comes from the coding sequence ATGCACGAAATCCAAACTGAACCTTTCGGCCAACTTCCCGATGGCCGCGAAGTTACCCGCTTTACCCTGACCAATGCCAACGGCATGATTGTCCGCGTCATCAACTACGGCGGAATCATCCAGCAGATTTTGGTCCCCGACCGCGACGGCAACCTCGCTGATGTCGTTCTCGGCGAACCGGATCTGGCCGGCTATCTCGACCATCACCCCCACTACGGAGCCATCACAGGACGATTTGCCAACCGAATCCGCAACGGGCAATTTGTTCTCAATGGGCACCAATATCAGCTGCCTAAAAATAAAGATGGACTCCATTGCCTCCACGGTGGCGCGAAGGGATTCGACAAAAGGCTCTGGTCGGCCGATACAATGACGGATGGAGGCGACTCGGTCGTTCACCTCTCCTATACCAGCCCCCACGAAGAGGAAGGCTTTCCCGGTGAATTGGAAACGGTGGTCAGCTATCGACTGACCGAGAACAACGAGCTCCGGATCGACTACGCCGCCCACTCGAACCGGACCACGATCATCAACCTCACCAATCATTCTTACTTCAATCTCGGTGGTCAGGAAAACCTGTCTGCTCGCGATCACGAGGTTTGCATCAAGGCACCCTACTTTGCTCCGACCGATGAGGCCGATATCCCCACCGGCGAGATCCTCTCAGTCGAGGGAACGGATTTTGATTTTCAGGAGTCCGCTCTCCTCGACACGAAAATGAAAGGAAACCATCCGCAACTCGTAAAAACCGGAGGTTTCGACCACTCATTTGTGTTCGGCAAGAGGCACTCTGATCGCCCTTGGGACTGTCGAGTCGTCCACCAACCAACAGGGAGGACGATGGAGGTTCTCACCAGCGAACCCTGTGTCCAGCTTTATACAGGCAATTCACTCGGCGAAACCGAGGTAGCGGGCAAAAATGGAAAGACACCGGTAAAGCATCAGGCTCTCTGTCTGGAGACTCAGCACCTTCCAGACTCCCCGAATATACCGTATTTCCCCTCGACCCGTCTGGAGCCGGAAGAAACGTTCCGGAGCTTCACGACCTATCGGTTTGGGGTCTTATAA
- a CDS encoding diacylglycerol kinase: protein MSVSGESSSAKEKIKPFQADGLRRVGLAFFHSLEGIGAALKHEAAFRQECVAACVLIPAALLLEIPVVEKVLLIGVVFLVLITELLNSAIECCVDYISTDLHPFAKRAKDIGSGAVFLSLFFAVGSWALILGANWPLNLIPF, encoded by the coding sequence ATGAGTGTTTCAGGAGAGAGTTCTTCCGCTAAGGAAAAGATTAAACCGTTTCAGGCCGATGGCCTGCGAAGGGTTGGACTGGCTTTTTTCCATTCGCTTGAAGGGATCGGCGCGGCCCTGAAGCATGAGGCGGCGTTCCGTCAGGAATGCGTTGCTGCTTGTGTATTGATTCCCGCGGCTCTACTTTTAGAGATTCCGGTTGTGGAGAAGGTTCTCCTGATCGGAGTGGTGTTTTTGGTTTTGATTACTGAGTTGCTCAATTCGGCGATCGAATGCTGCGTCGATTATATTTCGACCGACCTCCATCCGTTTGCCAAAAGGGCGAAGGATATCGGAAGTGGAGCGGTGTTTCTCAGCCTCTTTTTTGCCGTTGGGTCTTGGGCCCTTATTCTGGGGGCCAATTGGCCCTTAAATCTCATCCCTTTTTAG
- a CDS encoding pyridoxal phosphate-dependent aminotransferase, with product MDGSPRFLSARAAAIQPSPTLAVDAKAKALKAEGRDVCGFGAGEPDFDTPEFIKEACIQAIHDGKTKYAPAAGLADLRAALAEKYFQDNGLASCDPSQVVVSPGGKFSCYLAIQAVCNPGDEVLIPAPFWVSYPEMVQLAGAVPKILETGPENGFRLDPEALRGALTEKTKLLILNSPSNPTGAVYPPELIRQLVEICLEHGILILSDEIYEYLLYDNSEHLSPASISEEAAKMVITVSGFSKTFSMTGWRLGTLVADAPIAKAVASLQSQTTSNATTFAQYGALAAMRNWEQAMREVKDMLQVFDRRRLKLLDGLNSIPGVNCVRSTGAFYLFPDIRDLGVAPVEFADRLLEKKLVAVVAGEGFGSQTGIRLSYATSDDVLDKGLARIKEFVEEEYAS from the coding sequence ATGGACGGTTCTCCCAGATTTCTCTCCGCACGAGCGGCTGCAATTCAACCCTCACCGACTTTGGCCGTTGATGCAAAAGCGAAGGCCCTGAAAGCGGAAGGGCGGGACGTTTGCGGCTTCGGAGCCGGAGAACCGGATTTCGATACTCCGGAATTTATCAAGGAGGCCTGCATACAGGCCATCCATGATGGGAAGACCAAGTACGCACCCGCAGCCGGCTTGGCAGACCTACGGGCGGCCCTCGCCGAAAAATATTTTCAGGATAATGGTCTCGCCTCGTGCGATCCCTCTCAGGTGGTCGTCAGTCCGGGCGGGAAGTTTAGTTGCTACTTGGCAATCCAAGCAGTCTGCAACCCAGGGGATGAGGTTTTGATTCCGGCGCCTTTCTGGGTCAGCTATCCTGAAATGGTTCAGTTGGCCGGGGCGGTTCCGAAGATCTTGGAGACCGGTCCGGAAAACGGGTTTCGGCTTGATCCAGAAGCGCTTCGTGGAGCTCTGACTGAGAAGACGAAGCTACTCATCCTGAATAGTCCGTCGAATCCGACCGGGGCAGTTTATCCCCCCGAGCTGATCCGCCAGCTTGTGGAGATTTGCTTAGAGCACGGTATCTTGATCTTGTCGGATGAGATCTACGAATATCTCCTTTACGACAACAGTGAACACCTCTCTCCGGCTTCGATTTCGGAAGAGGCGGCGAAGATGGTCATCACGGTCAGCGGCTTCAGCAAAACCTTCTCGATGACGGGGTGGCGTCTTGGAACTTTGGTCGCGGATGCGCCGATTGCCAAGGCTGTGGCCAGCCTACAGAGTCAGACGACTTCCAATGCGACGACTTTTGCCCAATACGGAGCTTTGGCCGCAATGCGTAATTGGGAGCAGGCGATGCGTGAGGTGAAAGATATGCTTCAGGTCTTTGATCGTCGCCGTCTGAAGCTTTTGGATGGTTTGAATAGCATTCCGGGGGTAAATTGCGTCCGTTCTACCGGAGCATTTTACCTGTTTCCAGATATCCGGGATCTCGGCGTTGCGCCGGTGGAATTTGCTGATCGGCTTCTCGAGAAAAAGCTCGTCGCTGTAGTCGCAGGGGAAGGATTCGGTTCCCAAACCGGAATCCGACTCAGTTATGCGACGTCGGACGATGTTCTCGATAAAGGACTCGCTCGGATAAAAGAGTTTGTTGAAGAAGAATACGCTTCCTAA